A window of Streptomyces sp. NBC_01689 genomic DNA:
CTGAACCAGGCCTACGACCTCGTCCTCGCCCGGCGCGCCCGCCACCACGGCCGCAACCCGGACCTCGCCCGGCTGCTGGCCCAGCTGAACGCCGTCACCCCCGTCGTGGAGAGCGCCCCGGCCGCCCACCAGTACGGCCGGCAGCACCGCGAGCCGCTGCCCCCCGAGGTGCCCGCGGCCGTACGCCGCCTCGCGGACGCCGTCGAGGCCGGGGACACCGGCCCGGCCGACCTCCGGCTCCCCGTCCCGACCCACGAGACCGCGCGCGCCGTCGACCACGCGCTCGCCCACGCCGCCGGCGTCGTCACCGGCCGGGGCGCCGACACCCGCGGCGCCGACGACCCGGTCGGCAGGCCGGCCGGCCTCGGCGTCCGCGCCGCGCGCTCCGCCCGCGACGTCCTGCTGTCCGCCGGGTCCTGGCGCTACGGACTGCGGCTCGCCGTCTGCATCGGCCTCGCGCAAGCCCTGGTCTCCCTCGTGCCGGTGGCCCGCTCGTACTGGGTCGCCCTCACCATCACCTTCGTGATGAAGCCCGACTTCGGATCGGTCTTCTCCCGCGCGCTGATGCGCGCGCTCGGAACGGTGGCGGGACTCCTCGTCGCGGCCGTCGTGCTCGCCGCCGTGCCGCTCGGCCGGTGGGACGTGGCGGCCATATTCGTCCTCGCGCCCCTCATCCCGGTCCTCGGCGCACGCGGCTACGGCCACCAGACCGCCGCCGTCACACCGGTGATCCTGCTCCTGTCCGACGTCCTCAACCACCAGGGCACCGCCCTGCTCGTCCCCCGGCTCGTCGACTCCCTGATGGGATGCGCGATCGCGCTCGTCGCCGGATATCTGCTGTGGCCGGAGAGCTGGCACACCCGGGTCGGCGACCGGCTCGCCGACACGGTCGCGGACACCGCCCGCTACGTCGAGTACGCCTCCCGGGAGGACGCCGGCACCGGCGAACGCGCCCGTATGCGGCGCCGGCTCCACCGCGACCTGTCCGGC
This region includes:
- a CDS encoding FUSC family protein — translated: MPRQLPSVLTPPDWLARNLRPQHDPVSRAAVVRAAVAMSLPLAIGLAVGRPEYGALASMGALSGVIGDTADAYRMRILTIAVPQLFGAAGVTVGAVAFGHGWTTVVAVTAVALVSGMLSTIGAVASVSGLLLLLNCVIGAGLPLPGAWWLAPLLMSGGGLLVLALALLAWPLRSGVPERIAVAQAYRAAADLLAASGTDAYDDRRHAVTRSLNQAYDLVLARRARHHGRNPDLARLLAQLNAVTPVVESAPAAHQYGRQHREPLPPEVPAAVRRLADAVEAGDTGPADLRLPVPTHETARAVDHALAHAAGVVTGRGADTRGADDPVGRPAGLGVRAARSARDVLLSAGSWRYGLRLAVCIGLAQALVSLVPVARSYWVALTITFVMKPDFGSVFSRALMRALGTVAGLLVAAVVLAAVPLGRWDVAAIFVLAPLIPVLGARGYGHQTAAVTPVILLLSDVLNHQGTALLVPRLVDSLMGCAIALVAGYLLWPESWHTRVGDRLADTVADTARYVEYASREDAGTGERARMRRRLHRDLSGIRTEFQRALSEPPPNGRRAAAWLPLVVAVERIVDATTAAGVRVRHGAPRPSAAEFAQVVLQLRELSEGLRETDVLVAVRTDLTGPAGSVLEPLRQEVAAARAIASPH